A genomic stretch from Halorhodospira halophila SL1 includes:
- a CDS encoding ABC transporter permease: protein MQDQPDLEEHETIGPLDQAAEWFSENILDNITIGDWIEDGVDWISDNLEPLLDGIEGAIRALVDSTEFLLLYPLWIAAFFLVVGAWRTWGRKAGLISLAVAVALFGMGLFSETVQALLWYPPPWVLAILLIAVSFWRVGWRFGIFAIIALALIFSMELWPETIRTLSLVVASSIAALIIGLPIGIAMSRNDRVEMVVRPILDLMQTMPPFVYLIPAAIFFGLGTVPGAIATLIFAMPPAVRLTNLGIRQVSQEHVEAGQAFGCTPRQLLFKIQLPLATPSIMAGINQTIMLALSMVVIASMIGAGGLGGTVLTGIQRLQVGLGFEGGLAVVFLAILLDRISQSFGERQRGKGRDYGALLRWFFGQKRDPAQQPQQG, encoded by the coding sequence ATGCAAGATCAACCGGATCTCGAGGAACACGAAACCATCGGCCCGCTGGACCAGGCGGCCGAGTGGTTCAGTGAGAACATCCTGGACAACATCACCATCGGCGACTGGATCGAGGACGGCGTCGACTGGATCAGCGACAACCTGGAGCCCCTGCTCGACGGCATCGAGGGCGCCATCCGCGCTCTGGTCGACAGCACCGAGTTCCTCCTCCTCTACCCGCTGTGGATCGCCGCCTTCTTCCTGGTGGTCGGCGCCTGGCGCACCTGGGGCCGCAAGGCCGGACTGATCAGCCTCGCCGTGGCGGTGGCGCTGTTCGGCATGGGCCTGTTTTCCGAGACCGTGCAGGCGCTCTTGTGGTATCCGCCGCCGTGGGTGCTGGCGATCCTGCTCATCGCGGTGTCCTTCTGGCGGGTCGGGTGGCGCTTCGGCATCTTCGCCATCATCGCCCTGGCGCTGATCTTCAGCATGGAGCTGTGGCCGGAGACCATCCGCACCCTGTCGCTGGTGGTGGCCTCCTCCATCGCGGCGCTGATCATCGGCCTGCCCATCGGCATCGCCATGTCGCGCAACGACCGGGTGGAGATGGTGGTCCGCCCCATCCTCGACCTGATGCAGACCATGCCGCCGTTCGTCTACCTGATCCCGGCGGCGATCTTCTTCGGACTGGGCACGGTGCCGGGGGCCATCGCCACGCTGATCTTCGCCATGCCGCCGGCGGTGCGCCTGACCAACCTGGGCATCCGCCAGGTCAGCCAGGAGCACGTGGAGGCCGGCCAGGCCTTCGGCTGCACGCCGCGGCAGCTGCTGTTCAAGATCCAGCTGCCGCTGGCCACGCCATCGATCATGGCCGGGATCAACCAGACCATCATGCTCGCCCTGTCCATGGTGGTGATCGCCTCCATGATCGGCGCCGGTGGCCTGGGTGGCACGGTGCTCACCGGCATCCAGCGCCTGCAGGTCGGGCTCGGCTTCGAGGGCGGTCTGGCCGTGGTCTTCCTGGCCATCCTGCTCGACCGCATCAGCCAGAGCTTCGGCGAGCGTCAGCGCGGCAAGGGCCGCGACTACGGCGCCCTGCTGCGCTGGTTCTTCGGTCAAAAGCGCGACCCGGCGCAACAGCCCCAGCAGGGCTGA